GTGCTCGTGTGGCGGGACAGCGTCTCCTGTTCTTGCATGGTGGGGGTAATGATGAATTTCTTGGAGTTCCATCCAGCCCCCAGGCTTAATATGCCTCAGATCGTGTAAGTACAATGCGAGGATCTGGCTCTGACAGAGTTGATACTTACTGGAGAGCATTACTAAACAGTTGAGGCCAGTCTTTGATCGCTTGAACCGTGTGCCGAGAGTGTACATAGTCAAAATGATTCTGAGCATGAAGCCAAGGAgactcaacatcatcaaccatgaAGTGAACATTAGGCGGCAGCCATGTCGGTTGGATGGGCGATAAATCGATGCCTAGAACATGAGCACTGGGGTATTGTTCTCCCACTATTGTACTATTAATTGCTGAAACGAAAATGAAAAGAGAATTGACCTTACTTTCGATTGCCCAGATTCCTGTGCCAGTTCCAATATCAAGTATGTTTTGAGGGTTTTCATCTATTGGCGCAAAATGTAATTTCTGGCCCGAGAGAAGTCTCACCATTGCATGTTTCATGTCCTCCCTCTCTTGTTCTATGTCATCGTTGGGGAAATTGTAGGCACCGGCCCGGAAGCTATGGTAGCGACGGCCATTCTCAAACATGTAGTCCCGAACAGACGACCCGATGGATGTACTTGCAGTGCTCATATTGTCGCTCCCATATCCGGCATCAGATACAGCATCGCCTATGGAACTGTATTCGTCACTATCGGCAACAATGTTGTCTTCGGCCTGAGCAAAAGCTTGTCGAGACATGGCTTCCTGCTCCGTAACTGATAGGCCCGGAAACATAGAGACACCGTTGGGGTGAGTAAGAGGAGACGTGATGGGTCGATGCGGGCTCTCTGTATCTGAACCTGGGGAGCCTGGTGTACGACTAACTCCATACACGTCtttgaagatgtcgaagGGTTTTGCTGGTTGCGATGAGAGCTCAGTGCTGCCGCTATGAATCCTCTGTTCAGCAATACCGGCTCCAGATGGAACTGATATGCTTACTTTG
The window above is part of the Fusarium musae strain F31 chromosome 6, whole genome shotgun sequence genome. Proteins encoded here:
- a CDS encoding hypothetical protein (antiSMASH:Cluster_6.2), translated to MDPEPHSQTQAFPPSTRGDTTKHDGKSIDAEQPQASIQANAKVSISVPSGAGIAEQRIHSGSTELSSQPAKPFDIFKDVYGVSRTPGSPGSDTESPHRPITSPLTHPNGVSMFPGLSVTEQEAMSRQAFAQAEDNIVADSDEYSSIGDAVSDAGYGSDNMSTASTSIGSSVRDYMFENGRRYHSFRAGAYNFPNDDIEQEREDMKHAMVRLLSGQKLHFAPIDENPQNILDIGTGTGIWAIEMGEQYPSAHVLGIDLSPIQPTWLPPNVHFMVDDVESPWLHAQNHFDYVHSRHTVQAIKDWPQLFSNALQ